The Heyndrickxia vini genome contains a region encoding:
- a CDS encoding YjjG family noncanonical pyrimidine nucleotidase produces the protein MKRYRTLLFDVDDTLLDFGAAEREALRLLFVEQNIPLTAEIETHYKKINQGLWKSFEEGKIDRNEVLNTRFSILFKAYNREVDGALLEKSYRSYLEEGKQLVKGSLEVITDLQNQYELYIVTNGVSKTQYKRLRASGLHPLFKDIFVSEDTGFQKPMKEFFDYVFAKIPNFDTKQALIIGDSLSSDIKGGQLAGIDTCWFNPEKKPNSTDIAPTYEIQMLEELYQILT, from the coding sequence TTGAAACGGTACAGAACTTTATTATTTGACGTAGATGATACATTATTGGATTTTGGCGCAGCAGAAAGGGAGGCTTTACGCTTGCTTTTTGTGGAGCAAAACATCCCCTTAACCGCTGAAATCGAAACACATTATAAAAAAATAAATCAAGGTCTCTGGAAGTCCTTTGAAGAAGGAAAAATAGATCGTAATGAAGTCTTGAATACTCGATTTTCGATTTTGTTTAAGGCATATAATCGAGAGGTAGATGGAGCTTTACTAGAAAAAAGCTATCGAAGCTACTTAGAAGAGGGCAAACAACTTGTCAAAGGTTCCCTTGAAGTTATAACAGACCTACAAAATCAATATGAGCTATATATTGTAACGAATGGCGTTTCCAAGACGCAGTATAAACGCCTACGTGCTTCAGGGCTACATCCGTTATTTAAAGATATATTTGTTTCAGAGGATACTGGTTTTCAGAAGCCAATGAAGGAGTTTTTTGACTATGTGTTCGCTAAAATTCCTAATTTTGATACGAAACAAGCATTAATTATCGGAGATTCCTTAAGTTCAGATATTAAAGGCGGACAGCTGGCAGGAATAGATACATGTTGGTTTAATCCTGAAAAGAAGCCTAATAGCACCGATATTGCTCCAACTTATGAGATTCAAATGCTTGAGGAGCTTTATCAAATTTTAACATAA
- a CDS encoding DinB family protein, whose amino-acid sequence MQKVVEGINHWIKRLPEEYNSMHEKEISNRPLPNKWSKKEILGHLCDSAINNIERFIKIQYEEPVYVIQSYNQDQWVMVQNYQDRTLDEIVNLFQTLNKQIVNIVMNIPNEKLSNLCDIGNNQHKTLEWLIQDYLEHMEHHIHNQILIENNDL is encoded by the coding sequence ATGCAAAAGGTAGTTGAAGGAATTAATCATTGGATAAAAAGATTACCAGAAGAGTACAACTCTATGCATGAAAAAGAAATTTCTAATCGACCATTACCAAATAAATGGTCTAAAAAAGAAATTTTAGGACATCTATGTGACTCTGCGATAAATAATATTGAAAGGTTTATAAAAATTCAATATGAAGAACCAGTGTATGTTATTCAATCGTATAATCAAGACCAATGGGTAATGGTTCAGAATTATCAAGATAGAACCCTTGATGAGATAGTAAACCTTTTTCAGACATTAAATAAGCAAATTGTTAATATTGTTATGAATATTCCTAACGAAAAGCTATCCAATCTTTGTGACATTGGAAATAATCAACATAAGACACTAGAGTGGCTTATACAAGATTATCTTGAGCATATGGAACACCATATACACAATCAAATCTTAATTGAAAATAACGACTTATAA
- a CDS encoding TetR/AcrR family transcriptional regulator, protein MEKENSKDKIISTASRLFQLQGYHATGLNQILKESEAPKGSLYYYFPNGKEQLAIESVQLTARFVSERIEEGLNRHSDPVVAIQGFIDDMAKQFQEKRCSEGVPIAAVALETSLTSEELRKACQVAYEKFQDVFTRKLIQSGYEENRAKELGIVINSMLEGAFLISFTTGTSKPLQLVSKQIPVLLQ, encoded by the coding sequence ATGGAAAAAGAAAATTCTAAAGACAAAATAATATCGACGGCATCTAGACTTTTTCAATTGCAAGGGTATCATGCTACAGGTTTAAATCAAATTCTAAAGGAAAGTGAAGCCCCGAAAGGTTCGTTGTATTATTATTTTCCAAATGGAAAGGAACAGCTTGCCATTGAGTCGGTTCAATTGACCGCAAGATTCGTGTCAGAACGAATTGAAGAGGGATTAAATCGGCATTCCGATCCTGTTGTTGCTATTCAGGGGTTTATTGATGACATGGCAAAGCAGTTTCAGGAAAAACGTTGTTCAGAAGGAGTACCGATTGCAGCAGTAGCCTTGGAAACATCACTTACCAGTGAAGAATTGAGAAAGGCATGTCAAGTAGCGTACGAAAAATTCCAAGATGTTTTTACGAGGAAATTAATTCAAAGTGGCTATGAAGAAAATCGAGCGAAAGAGTTAGGAATTGTCATTAACTCAATGCTCGAAGGCGCATTTCTTATTTCGTTTACGACTGGAACGAGTAAGCCTCTTCAATTAGTTTCTAAACAAATTCCAGTTCTTCTGCAATAA
- a CDS encoding isocitrate/isopropylmalate dehydrogenase family protein → MAKYKLGVLYGDGIGPEIVKSSVEVLKATTSKLANGTQFEFVELPMGWEGIKKYNDPVPEMTKKGLEEMNGWLMAPHDSSAYPDEHRISKRNPSGELRHYFDLYSNVRPSRVLPGTKGLVEKADLVIFRENTEGFLSDRNMYKGIGEFMVSPDVALVTGVFSRKAIERIAHEAFKLAMTRRKKVAVVHKANVIKYAFELFRDICYEVGEKYYPEVEVEDYLIDAMTAHLVRRAEDFDVIVTENLFGDILSDLAGELVGSLGLSPSLNTNGKQAMAQAAHGSAPDIAGQNVANPTSMILSTVMLLQWLAANHEDNKLNEIAKVMEKAVLETVAEGTTTRDLGGSATTTEFTAAIINKINRNEP, encoded by the coding sequence TTGGCAAAGTATAAATTAGGTGTATTATACGGTGATGGAATCGGACCTGAGATTGTAAAGTCCTCTGTTGAAGTTTTAAAAGCCACAACATCGAAATTAGCAAATGGAACTCAATTTGAATTTGTTGAACTTCCGATGGGGTGGGAAGGGATTAAAAAGTACAATGACCCTGTACCTGAAATGACAAAGAAGGGTTTAGAAGAAATGAATGGCTGGTTAATGGCTCCACATGATTCATCTGCATACCCGGACGAGCATCGTATTTCAAAAAGGAACCCTAGTGGTGAATTAAGACATTATTTTGATTTATATTCAAATGTCCGTCCAAGTCGAGTGTTACCGGGAACAAAAGGTTTAGTTGAAAAGGCAGATCTTGTAATATTTCGTGAAAATACGGAAGGATTTTTATCAGATCGAAATATGTATAAAGGCATTGGCGAGTTTATGGTGTCTCCGGATGTTGCACTTGTAACAGGAGTATTTAGTAGAAAAGCTATTGAAAGAATTGCTCATGAAGCTTTTAAACTAGCAATGACACGCCGCAAAAAAGTAGCCGTTGTACATAAAGCAAATGTAATCAAGTATGCTTTCGAACTATTTCGAGATATTTGTTATGAAGTAGGCGAAAAATATTATCCGGAAGTTGAAGTGGAAGACTACCTTATTGATGCCATGACAGCACATTTGGTCCGGAGAGCGGAAGACTTTGATGTGATAGTTACAGAAAATTTATTTGGTGATATACTATCAGACTTAGCCGGCGAGCTAGTTGGAAGCTTAGGATTATCACCGTCACTAAATACAAATGGTAAACAGGCTATGGCGCAGGCAGCCCACGGATCGGCACCTGATATCGCCGGTCAAAATGTCGCTAACCCTACTAGTATGATCTTATCAACGGTTATGTTATTACAATGGTTAGCTGCTAATCACGAAGATAATAAACTTAATGAAATAGCTAAAGTAATGGAGAAGGCTGTATTGGAGACTGTTGCTGAAGGAACGACTACCCGCGACTTAGGTGGTTCAGCAACTACTACAGAATTTACAGCTGCCATCATTAATAAAATTAATCGAAACGAACCTTAA
- a CDS encoding cupin domain-containing protein yields the protein MKNEELKNSTIFPLGEKVEPNFIGDAYLQMVFTDPKPLNTSIGNVTFAPGARNNWHSHKVGQVLLVTGGEGWYQEEGKPAQLLKTGDVVNIQPNVKHWHGATKDSWFVHLAMTPGETDWLESVEDEWYNNL from the coding sequence ATGAAAAATGAGGAATTAAAAAATAGCACCATCTTTCCATTGGGGGAAAAAGTGGAACCAAATTTTATCGGGGACGCCTACTTACAAATGGTGTTTACCGATCCAAAGCCACTTAATACATCAATTGGGAATGTAACATTTGCTCCGGGAGCCCGCAATAATTGGCACTCTCATAAAGTTGGACAAGTATTATTAGTTACAGGCGGCGAAGGTTGGTATCAAGAAGAAGGTAAACCTGCACAATTACTTAAAACGGGGGATGTAGTAAATATTCAACCGAATGTCAAACATTGGCACGGTGCTACAAAAGACAGTTGGTTCGTACACTTGGCAATGACGCCGGGAGAAACAGATTGGTTAGAATCTGTCGAAGATGAATGGTATAATAACTTATAA
- a CDS encoding carboxymuconolactone decarboxylase family protein, which yields MAEKQTAGRDILGKFAPKFAELNDDVLFGEVWSREKELSPRDRSMITVSALIAGGNFEQLTPHLQKAKANGVTKDEIAEIITHLSFYVGWPKAWSAFNIAKEIYTD from the coding sequence ATGGCGGAAAAACAAACAGCGGGACGAGACATATTAGGAAAATTCGCGCCAAAGTTTGCTGAACTTAACGATGATGTTTTATTCGGTGAAGTTTGGTCAAGAGAGAAAGAACTATCACCTCGGGATCGCAGTATGATTACCGTCTCCGCGTTAATCGCAGGAGGAAACTTTGAACAACTAACTCCACATCTTCAAAAAGCAAAGGCAAATGGGGTAACAAAAGATGAAATTGCTGAAATCATAACTCATCTTTCGTTCTATGTAGGATGGCCTAAAGCATGGTCAGCCTTTAATATCGCAAAAGAAATTTATACTGATTAA
- a CDS encoding MFS transporter encodes MRKDKLMTTSLLSVALLISSGPLIAANIPAISKEFPKINPTHIGLLTTIPSLFVILGILIANRLELIIGKKRTILVGLGFVFIAGIFPVLKHDVFSLLFLSRCFFGLGIGLFNRLIIQMISDLYQDNPRRKATVIGLESAFEGLGGICLTFFSRTIIENQLANFFSYLCFSAPNFSWILFLCPE; translated from the coding sequence ATGCGTAAGGACAAATTAATGACTACTTCTTTGCTTTCGGTTGCATTATTAATATCTTCCGGGCCGTTAATAGCCGCAAACATTCCGGCAATCTCGAAAGAATTTCCAAAAATAAATCCAACCCATATAGGACTTTTAACAACCATTCCATCACTGTTTGTCATTCTAGGTATTTTAATTGCGAACCGATTGGAATTAATAATTGGAAAGAAAAGAACAATATTAGTTGGGTTAGGATTTGTTTTTATTGCGGGGATATTTCCGGTGCTAAAGCATGATGTCTTCTCATTATTGTTTCTTTCACGATGTTTCTTCGGATTGGGAATCGGTTTATTCAATCGCTTAATTATTCAAATGATTAGTGATTTGTATCAGGATAATCCTAGAAGAAAAGCTACTGTCATTGGATTGGAAAGTGCCTTTGAAGGATTGGGCGGCATCTGTTTGACATTTTTTAGTAGGACAATTATTGAAAATCAACTGGCAAACTTCTTTTCTTATTTATGCTTTAGCGCTCCCAATTTTTCTTGGATTCTTTTTCTTTGTCCCGAATGA
- a CDS encoding SDR family oxidoreductase, translating to MNVLIIGANGQIGQHVVRKIQESSGHNAIAMVRKEEQKAKFEEQGVKTALVDLEGSIETIANAAKEADAVVFTAGSGGHTGADKTVMIDLDGAIKSMEAAKQAGVKRFIIVSAIGVHHRDRWMNSAPYYSAAKHYADVWLEKSGLDYTIIRPGGLTNEPGTGKVKVAVDLGYGKIPREDVAAAIVASLENSQTIGKSFDMIGGETLIEDALKTL from the coding sequence ATGAACGTACTTATTATAGGAGCAAACGGTCAAATTGGCCAACATGTCGTGAGAAAAATACAAGAATCAAGTGGGCACAATGCCATCGCTATGGTTCGAAAGGAAGAGCAAAAAGCGAAATTTGAGGAACAAGGAGTTAAAACAGCACTTGTTGATTTGGAGGGAAGCATTGAGACAATAGCCAATGCGGCAAAAGAAGCTGATGCGGTTGTATTTACAGCTGGTTCAGGCGGTCATACGGGTGCTGATAAAACGGTGATGATTGATTTAGACGGGGCAATCAAGTCAATGGAAGCGGCCAAACAAGCTGGGGTGAAGCGTTTCATCATTGTTAGTGCAATTGGCGTTCATCATCGTGACAGATGGATGAATAGTGCACCGTATTATAGTGCGGCAAAGCATTACGCAGATGTTTGGTTAGAGAAAAGTGGTCTCGATTATACGATTATCCGTCCAGGGGGGCTGACCAATGAACCTGGAACTGGGAAGGTAAAAGTGGCTGTTGACCTTGGATACGGGAAAATTCCTCGTGAAGATGTTGCTGCAGCAATTGTTGCTTCACTGGAGAATAGTCAAACAATTGGTAAATCCTTTGATATGATTGGTGGAGAAACGTTGATTGAAGATGCACTAAAAACATTATAA
- a CDS encoding aldo/keto reductase, translating into MFNETYKLSNGVEIPKLGLGTWLLDDAQTAQAVRDAVAIGYRHIDTAQAYMNEAGVGKGIRSCGVGREELFITSKVAAELKTYDAAMQSIDESLTKLGLDYLDLMIIHSPQPWDEFRGENCHFEENKEVWKAMEDAYKTGKVKAIGLSNFLQDDVENILASCEIKPMVNQILAHVSNTPLELIEFCRKNDILVEAYSPIAHGAVLDNAEVKVIADKYGVTVAQLCLRYDIQLGLVVIPKTANPDHMRNNADLDFVISDADMETLKNIEHIQNYGEHSFFPVFGGK; encoded by the coding sequence ATGTTTAACGAAACTTACAAATTATCAAATGGTGTAGAAATTCCAAAATTAGGTCTTGGTACTTGGTTGCTTGACGATGCACAGACAGCACAAGCAGTGCGTGATGCGGTAGCTATTGGTTATCGTCATATTGATACTGCTCAGGCTTATATGAATGAAGCTGGTGTAGGTAAGGGAATCCGTTCCTGCGGCGTTGGAAGAGAGGAACTTTTCATCACGTCAAAGGTTGCTGCCGAATTAAAGACCTATGATGCTGCCATGCAGTCTATTGATGAGTCGTTAACAAAACTAGGACTGGATTACCTCGACCTTATGATTATCCACAGCCCACAGCCTTGGGATGAGTTCCGTGGGGAGAATTGCCATTTCGAGGAAAACAAAGAAGTATGGAAAGCAATGGAGGATGCTTATAAGACAGGCAAGGTAAAGGCAATCGGTCTTTCCAACTTCCTTCAGGATGATGTAGAGAATATTCTTGCAAGCTGTGAAATCAAGCCTATGGTCAATCAGATATTGGCACATGTGAGCAATACTCCTTTGGAGCTCATTGAATTCTGTCGGAAGAATGACATCTTGGTAGAGGCATATTCACCCATTGCACATGGTGCAGTTTTGGATAATGCGGAAGTTAAGGTAATAGCTGATAAGTATGGAGTAACTGTTGCTCAGCTTTGCTTACGTTATGATATCCAGCTTGGTCTTGTAGTCATTCCTAAGACGGCAAACCCGGATCACATGAGAAACAATGCAGATCTTGATTTTGTTATTAGTGATGCAGATATGGAAACCTTAAAGAATATAGAGCACATCCAGAATTATGGTGAGCATAGCTTCTTCCCGGTATTTGGCGGGAAATAA